The following proteins are encoded in a genomic region of Glycine max cultivar Williams 82 chromosome 18, Glycine_max_v4.0, whole genome shotgun sequence:
- the LOC106796867 gene encoding uncharacterized mitochondrial protein AtMg00810-like: protein MDEFEMSDLGELSYFLGIEFVSTSKGIFMHQKKYAEDILKRFNMMECNSIITPTKTGIKLQIDEDKKDVDPTLYKQIVGSLRYLCNTKPDIAYCVGLISRFMEKPKTPHFLEAKRILRYVKGTLDLGILYPYSQKNIEGEVFGYSDWCGDKDDRKSTAGLSSSMARSVNGRTELEKLQSYEDDDDDNTVLHIAAETAKMIRENLD, encoded by the exons ATGGATGAATTTGAGATGTCTGATCTTGGTGAACTATCATACTTCCTGGGTATTGAATTTGTTTCTACCAGTAAAGggattttcatgcatcaaaagaaGTATGCAGAAGACATCCTAAAGAGGTTCAATATGATGGAGTGCAATTCTATTATCACACCAACAAAAACTGGAATTAAGCTGCAAATAGATGAGGATAAGAAAGATGTTGATCCTACCTTGTACAAGCAAATTGTAGGCTCATTGAGGTACCTATGTAACACCAAACCTGATATTGCCTATTGTGTTGGGTTGATAAGCAGGTTTATGGAGAAACCAAAGACACCTCACTTCTTGGAAGCAAAGAGGATTCTGAGGTATGTGAAAGGAACATTAGATCTTGGCATTTTATATCCTTACAGTCAGAAGAATATAGAAGGAGAAGTGTTTGGTTATAGTGATTGGTGTGGTGATAAGGATGATAGGAAAAGCACTGCTGG CTTGTCAAGCTCTATGGCTCGAAGCGTTAATGGAAGAACTGAACTCGAGAAATTGCAGTCCTATGAG gatgatgatgatgataacacTGTTCTCCATATAGCAGCAGAAACAGCAAAAATGATACGTGAAAATCTTGATTAG